Proteins encoded together in one Mycolicibacter minnesotensis window:
- the mce gene encoding methylmalonyl-CoA epimerase: MTTESVADSLETRPALASALVTAVDHVGIAVPDLEVAKKWYHDQLGMIVLHEEVNEEQGIVEAMLAVRGAPVGSAQIQLMAPINESSTIAKFLDKRGPGLQQLAYRTSDIDTLSERLREQGVRLLYEAPRRGTSNSRINFIHPKDAGGVLVELVEPAANAEAH; encoded by the coding sequence CTTCCGCCTTGGTCACGGCCGTCGATCATGTCGGTATCGCGGTCCCAGACCTGGAAGTGGCCAAAAAGTGGTACCACGACCAGCTCGGAATGATCGTGCTGCACGAAGAGGTCAACGAGGAGCAGGGCATCGTGGAAGCGATGCTGGCGGTACGCGGCGCCCCGGTCGGCAGCGCCCAGATTCAGCTGATGGCTCCGATCAACGAGTCGTCGACGATCGCCAAGTTCCTGGACAAGCGCGGTCCCGGCCTGCAGCAGCTCGCCTACCGCACCAGCGACATCGACACGCTCTCCGAGCGCCTGCGTGAGCAGGGCGTCCGGCTGCTCTACGAAGCGCCGCGGCGGGGTACGTCGAACTCGCGGATCAACTTCATTCACCCCAAGGACGCCGGCGGCGTGCTGGTCGAGTTGGTCGAACCGGCCGCGAACGCCGAAGCGCACTGA